A genomic window from Herbiconiux aconitum includes:
- a CDS encoding ABC transporter substrate-binding protein, which produces MMRRALSLAAGVAGVALLLGGCAPSAPVNETAASSDDDVTLKVWSWRTEDIDAYNTIFDVFEKEHPGITVDFEAFQNTEYNQILTTGLAGSDGPDVPMVRAYGQLQPNIEAGQLDPIDDIVDGLDDIAPSVLAGAKGKEDGKTYAVPLATQTLQMFYNKDIFKDNGLEVPTTWQEFIDLNDTLVEKGITPMALGVKDDWMMPIFADIVGSARYGGSAFEGEVLDGTKTFEDPDYVASLQIVADMKKYLTPDVVGVSYTDSQVQFTSGQAAQFPGGSFEISTFATQAPDMNLGSYQVPLPPDAVSTTPVSPAYADGNFAINSKSKNKEAAAELLNWLATPEFGQLVADDLNQFSAIPGVTYSNEVMQEAWDNYQKGQAPYLLLVDFRYGDPLGTAVLGPQIQKIFMGEQDAAGAAKALQDGISQWFTPTP; this is translated from the coding sequence ATGATGCGCAGAGCACTCTCGCTCGCAGCGGGCGTCGCCGGCGTCGCGCTGCTGCTGGGCGGATGCGCCCCCTCGGCGCCCGTCAACGAGACGGCGGCTTCCAGCGACGACGACGTCACGCTGAAGGTCTGGTCGTGGCGCACCGAGGACATCGATGCGTACAACACGATCTTCGACGTCTTCGAGAAGGAACACCCCGGCATCACTGTCGACTTCGAGGCGTTCCAGAACACGGAGTACAACCAGATCCTCACCACCGGCCTCGCCGGCAGCGACGGCCCTGACGTGCCGATGGTGCGCGCGTACGGACAGCTGCAGCCGAACATCGAGGCGGGTCAGCTCGACCCGATCGACGACATCGTCGACGGGCTCGACGACATCGCACCGAGCGTTCTCGCCGGGGCGAAGGGCAAGGAAGACGGCAAGACCTACGCCGTGCCGCTCGCCACCCAGACGCTGCAGATGTTCTACAACAAAGACATCTTCAAGGACAACGGCCTCGAGGTGCCCACCACCTGGCAGGAGTTCATCGACCTGAACGACACCCTCGTCGAGAAGGGCATCACCCCGATGGCCCTCGGCGTGAAAGACGACTGGATGATGCCGATCTTCGCCGACATCGTGGGTTCGGCCCGCTACGGCGGCAGCGCTTTCGAGGGCGAGGTGCTCGATGGCACCAAGACGTTCGAAGACCCCGACTACGTGGCGTCGCTGCAGATCGTGGCCGACATGAAGAAGTACCTCACCCCGGATGTCGTGGGCGTGAGCTACACCGACAGCCAGGTGCAGTTCACCTCCGGCCAGGCGGCGCAGTTCCCGGGCGGATCGTTCGAGATCTCCACCTTCGCCACCCAGGCTCCCGACATGAACCTCGGCTCCTACCAGGTGCCGCTGCCCCCGGATGCGGTCTCCACCACCCCGGTCAGCCCCGCCTACGCCGACGGCAACTTCGCCATCAACTCGAAGTCGAAGAACAAGGAGGCCGCCGCTGAGCTGCTGAACTGGCTCGCGACGCCCGAGTTCGGCCAGCTGGTCGCCGACGACCTCAACCAGTTCTCCGCGATCCCCGGTGTGACCTACTCCAACGAGGTCATGCAGGAGGCGTGGGACAACTACCAGAAGGGTCAGGCGCCCTACCTGCTGCTCGTCGACTTCCGCTACGGCGACCCGCTCGGAACCGCTGTGCTCGGCCCGCAGATCCAGAAGATCTTCATGGGCGAGCAGGATGCCGCAGGAGCAGCCAAAGCGCTCCAGGACGGTATCTCGCAGTGGTTCACGCCCACCCCGTAA
- a CDS encoding N-acetylmuramic acid 6-phosphate etherase: MHHPALDPLLEGDVYVPETERRLPESLELDSLSTTEILALLASQDRVAVDAVAAVAPQLAALVDIAVSCVLRGGSVHYFGAGTSGRLAVLDAAELLPTFNIEPGVVVAHMAGGPRALVHAVENAEDSVEDGRREAATLGPDDVAIGLTASGNTPFVGGALERARELGAHSALISCNPRASLAALADSDIVLRTGAEVVTGSTRLKAGTAEKLALNGFSTALMVALGRTWSNLMVSVVATNEKLRRRTLRILMQSAGVSQSEGTELLTRADGDLKVAIVTAVAAVPVDRAQAALAGANGSVRAALTALEHPAA; this comes from the coding sequence ATGCACCACCCCGCACTCGATCCCCTTCTCGAGGGAGACGTGTACGTGCCCGAGACGGAACGGCGGCTCCCCGAGTCGCTCGAGCTCGATTCGCTGTCGACCACCGAGATCCTCGCCCTGCTGGCCTCGCAGGACCGCGTGGCCGTCGACGCGGTGGCCGCCGTCGCGCCGCAGCTCGCCGCCCTCGTCGACATCGCCGTCAGCTGCGTGCTGCGCGGAGGATCGGTGCACTACTTCGGTGCCGGCACCTCGGGCCGCCTGGCGGTGCTCGACGCCGCCGAGCTGCTTCCGACGTTCAACATCGAACCCGGCGTCGTCGTCGCGCACATGGCGGGCGGCCCGCGCGCTCTCGTGCACGCCGTCGAGAACGCCGAAGACTCGGTCGAGGACGGCCGACGTGAAGCCGCCACCCTCGGACCGGACGACGTCGCGATCGGCCTCACCGCATCCGGAAACACCCCCTTCGTCGGTGGCGCGCTCGAGCGTGCCCGGGAACTCGGCGCGCACTCGGCGCTCATCTCCTGCAACCCGCGTGCCTCGCTCGCCGCCCTCGCCGACAGCGACATCGTGCTGCGCACCGGGGCCGAGGTCGTGACCGGTTCGACGAGACTCAAGGCGGGCACCGCCGAGAAGCTGGCGCTGAACGGGTTCTCGACCGCGCTGATGGTGGCCCTCGGCCGCACCTGGTCGAACCTGATGGTCTCGGTCGTCGCCACCAATGAGAAGCTCCGCCGCCGCACGCTGCGTATCCTCATGCAGTCGGCCGGTGTCTCGCAGAGTGAAGGCACCGAGTTGCTGACCCGGGCCGACGGCGATCTCAAAGTCGCCATCGTGACCGCCGTGGCCGCCGTTCCGGTCGATCGGGCGCAGGCCGCCCTGGCCGGTGCGAACGGTTCGGTGCGCGCAGCGCTGACCGCGCTCGAGCATCCCGCGGCCTGA
- the nagZ gene encoding beta-N-acetylhexosaminidase — protein sequence MSRQHILGTLLPGFVGTTLPEWVERMLREGLGGVCLFHENVVSPTQLRELTDAIRAANPDALIAVDEEGGDVTRLHGESGAPFPGNAVLGRLDDLDATRAVASAVGAELRAAGVNIDFAPDVDVNSNPRNPVIGIRSFGSDPALVARHGAAWVEALQAQGVAASIKHFPGHGDTAQDSHLALPSVDVSLETLRERELQPFAAAVRAGAFTVMTSHILLPQLDPGHPATFSAIVLDGLLRDELGFDGVIVSDALDMVGASGETGIPTAAVQALAAGCDLLCIGTKNTEQQLNEIVDRVSSALRDGELTVARLAEATVRLRQLGERIRDAEARADGAGVPATGVPLGRVEAPTMPDVRRVASAFSIAPSVAAELHGSGWVVLRLDTVANIAVGISAWGPFAALEASGPRLPVIAVTEEDWNERIGHMPSEASLLVIGKDNQRRPWVVALVDELRTRHERVVSVDMGWPGDDPAYAGIATFGASGLVGAAFADLLRESGVRA from the coding sequence ATGAGCCGACAGCACATCCTGGGCACCCTCCTGCCCGGATTCGTGGGCACCACCCTGCCCGAGTGGGTCGAGCGCATGCTCCGCGAGGGCCTCGGTGGGGTGTGCCTGTTCCACGAGAACGTGGTGTCGCCGACGCAGCTGCGCGAGCTGACGGATGCGATCCGTGCCGCCAATCCGGACGCCCTGATCGCGGTCGACGAGGAGGGCGGCGACGTCACCCGCCTGCACGGTGAGAGCGGAGCGCCCTTCCCGGGCAACGCCGTGCTCGGGCGGCTCGACGACCTCGACGCCACCCGCGCCGTCGCTTCAGCGGTCGGTGCGGAGCTGCGGGCTGCCGGCGTGAACATCGACTTCGCCCCCGACGTCGATGTGAACTCCAATCCGCGCAACCCCGTCATCGGCATCCGGAGTTTCGGCAGCGACCCCGCCCTCGTGGCGCGGCACGGTGCCGCCTGGGTCGAAGCCCTGCAAGCTCAGGGCGTCGCCGCGAGCATCAAACACTTCCCTGGGCACGGCGACACGGCACAGGATTCGCACCTGGCGTTGCCGAGTGTCGACGTGTCACTCGAGACGCTCCGCGAACGCGAGTTGCAGCCTTTCGCTGCGGCGGTGCGAGCGGGCGCGTTCACGGTCATGACGAGCCACATCCTGCTGCCGCAACTCGACCCCGGGCATCCGGCCACCTTCTCGGCCATCGTGCTCGACGGGTTGCTGCGCGACGAGCTGGGCTTCGACGGCGTGATCGTGAGCGACGCGCTCGACATGGTGGGCGCGAGCGGCGAGACAGGAATACCGACGGCCGCCGTGCAGGCGCTCGCCGCAGGCTGCGACCTGCTCTGCATCGGCACGAAGAACACCGAGCAGCAACTGAACGAGATCGTCGACCGCGTGTCGTCGGCGCTTCGCGACGGCGAGTTGACGGTGGCCAGGCTCGCCGAGGCCACCGTGCGGCTGCGGCAACTGGGCGAGCGCATCCGCGACGCCGAAGCGCGAGCAGACGGCGCCGGCGTTCCGGCGACCGGGGTTCCGCTCGGTCGCGTCGAGGCACCGACGATGCCGGATGTGCGTCGCGTCGCCTCCGCCTTCTCGATCGCACCGTCGGTCGCCGCAGAACTGCACGGCTCCGGTTGGGTGGTGCTGCGCCTCGACACGGTCGCCAACATCGCGGTCGGCATCTCCGCCTGGGGGCCGTTCGCCGCGTTGGAGGCATCGGGGCCACGGCTCCCCGTCATCGCGGTGACCGAGGAGGACTGGAACGAGCGGATCGGACATATGCCGTCGGAGGCATCTCTTCTCGTCATCGGCAAAGACAATCAACGACGACCGTGGGTGGTCGCGCTCGTCGACGAGCTCCGCACCCGCCACGAGCGGGTCGTGAGCGTCGACATGGGCTGGCCGGGCGACGACCCGGCCTACGCCGGGATCGCGACGTTCGGGGCATCCGGACTCGTCGGCGCCGCTTTCGCCGACCTGCTCCGCGAGAGCGGGGTGCGCGCGTGA
- a CDS encoding ROK family protein, whose translation MRLGLDIGGTKTDAVAVDDDGTIVDRVRLATGFGPEAVIRTAIEGVTRISQITGVPVDGFESVGIGIPGQVDVVTGNVSHAVNLGFDELDVGRRLSVALGLDVKVENDVKAAALGAYHLMTAQPGLTARSIAYLNLGTGLAAGLVIDGALWRGARGTAGEIGHIPVDPNGVLCPCGQRGCLETVASGSAIARQWVTDDPIPARSLLAAADAGDAAALAIRSLLVDNVAAAVRVLVLTVDVEIVMIGGGLSAIGAWLLDEVRRVLTSWAVESPFLASLGLDSRVQLVPAGFPAAAVGAALVGAPLAGASRTDVGTPTGQGEKVATWQK comes from the coding sequence GTGAGGCTCGGGCTCGACATCGGCGGAACGAAGACGGATGCGGTCGCGGTCGACGACGACGGCACGATCGTCGACCGCGTGCGGCTCGCCACCGGCTTCGGGCCGGAGGCGGTCATCCGCACGGCCATCGAGGGGGTGACGCGCATCTCGCAGATCACCGGCGTGCCGGTGGACGGCTTCGAATCGGTGGGCATCGGCATCCCGGGCCAGGTCGATGTCGTCACCGGCAACGTCTCCCACGCCGTCAATCTCGGCTTCGACGAACTCGACGTCGGCCGCCGCCTCAGCGTGGCGCTCGGGCTCGACGTCAAGGTCGAGAACGACGTCAAGGCGGCGGCGCTCGGCGCCTACCACCTGATGACGGCGCAGCCCGGGCTGACGGCTCGGTCGATCGCCTACCTCAACCTCGGCACCGGGCTCGCCGCAGGCCTCGTGATCGACGGTGCGTTGTGGCGCGGAGCGAGGGGGACCGCGGGCGAGATCGGGCACATCCCGGTCGATCCGAACGGCGTGCTCTGCCCGTGTGGACAGCGCGGATGCCTGGAGACCGTGGCCTCGGGCTCGGCGATCGCCCGCCAGTGGGTGACCGACGACCCCATCCCGGCTCGTTCGCTGCTGGCCGCCGCAGACGCCGGCGATGCGGCGGCGCTCGCCATCCGATCGCTGTTGGTCGACAACGTGGCCGCGGCGGTGCGCGTGCTCGTGCTCACCGTCGACGTGGAGATCGTGATGATCGGCGGCGGACTCAGCGCCATCGGAGCCTGGCTGCTCGACGAGGTGCGCCGGGTTCTGACATCCTGGGCGGTGGAGTCGCCGTTCCTGGCGTCGCTCGGTCTCGACAGCCGGGTGCAGCTGGTTCCGGCAGGGTTCCCGGCTGCTGCGGTCGGCGCGGCCCTGGTGGGCGCTCCGCTCGCCGGGGCATCCCGGACGGATGTCGGCACGCCGACGGGTCAGGGAGAGAAGGTCGCCACGTGGCAGAAGTGA
- a CDS encoding glucosamine-6-phosphate deaminase encodes MAEVIVVRNREAAGALVAEAIERLVAGKRDAVLGLATGDTPLPVYRALAERVALGLDLSAVRGFALDEYVGIPVAHPESYHSVIDREVIGPLRLNPAAVHVPDGRALGIETAGERFEHAIVAAGGVDLQILGVGTDGHIGFNEPGSSFASLTRVKTLTKQTREDNARFFASVDEVPIHSITQGLGTILRAKRLVLLAFGAAKAHAIAAAVEGPLTASVPASAIQLHPRASVVVDEEAASMLLELDYYLDAFSNKPTWDPVII; translated from the coding sequence GTGGCAGAAGTGATCGTCGTCAGAAATCGCGAGGCGGCCGGTGCCCTGGTGGCCGAGGCGATCGAGCGGCTGGTGGCGGGCAAGAGGGATGCCGTGCTCGGCCTCGCGACGGGCGACACGCCCCTGCCCGTCTACCGCGCTCTCGCCGAACGCGTCGCGCTCGGGCTCGATCTCTCGGCGGTACGCGGGTTCGCGCTCGACGAATACGTGGGCATCCCGGTCGCGCATCCGGAGAGCTACCACTCGGTCATCGACCGCGAGGTGATCGGCCCCCTGCGACTGAACCCTGCGGCCGTCCACGTGCCCGACGGCCGGGCACTCGGCATCGAGACGGCGGGGGAGCGATTTGAGCATGCCATCGTCGCGGCCGGCGGGGTCGACCTCCAGATTCTGGGTGTGGGCACCGATGGGCACATCGGCTTCAACGAACCCGGTTCGTCGTTCGCCTCGCTCACCCGGGTGAAGACGCTCACGAAGCAGACGCGGGAGGACAACGCACGGTTCTTCGCCTCGGTCGACGAGGTACCGATCCACAGCATCACGCAAGGGCTCGGCACCATCCTCCGCGCGAAGCGACTCGTGCTGTTGGCGTTCGGAGCCGCCAAGGCGCATGCGATCGCGGCGGCGGTGGAGGGGCCGCTCACGGCGAGTGTTCCGGCATCGGCCATCCAGCTTCATCCGAGGGCCAGCGTCGTGGTCGACGAGGAGGCCGCGAGCATGCTCCTCGAGCTCGACTACTACCTCGACGCCTTCTCGAACAAGCCCACCTGGGACCCGGTCATCATCTGA
- a CDS encoding alpha/beta hydrolase family protein produces the protein MVKASETFVSGFSANPDYDFEIRCVLGLAYAGASDTGEVLAAVSGIGKNEHEKWFAAWDALGDRIAAIGDASSDASHDESAASAYLRASAYYGVAVNAVSALDSTDQLLPTFTKQRRAWERFIGTTSVDARSVEIPYEGTTLPGYYFRSTAPGDTHPVLVAVNGSDGSLAALWSSAVSGALARGYDALVFDGPGQQSMLFERNTTFRPDWEAVLTPVLDFVLGHAGVDADRVAVYGISQAGYWVPRALAFEHRFAAAIVDPGVVDVSTSWTTHLPNGLLKLLDEKENTKFDREMALGLKLSPGTARTWNFRARPYGSGGYAETIEAVRAYTVVDEATAITTPLLITEPEDEQFWPGQSQELAALTPSVSTVVKFTAAEGANYHCQPLARALTEQRMFDWLDAILNRA, from the coding sequence ATGGTGAAAGCATCCGAGACCTTCGTCTCCGGGTTCTCGGCGAACCCCGACTACGACTTCGAGATCCGCTGCGTGCTGGGCCTGGCCTACGCCGGCGCCTCCGACACCGGCGAAGTGCTGGCCGCGGTGAGTGGCATCGGCAAAAACGAGCACGAGAAATGGTTCGCCGCCTGGGATGCGCTCGGAGACCGGATCGCTGCCATCGGCGATGCCTCCTCCGACGCCAGCCACGACGAGAGCGCCGCCTCCGCCTACCTGCGCGCGTCGGCCTACTATGGCGTCGCGGTGAATGCCGTGTCGGCCCTCGACTCGACCGATCAGCTGCTGCCGACCTTCACCAAGCAGCGCCGCGCGTGGGAGCGGTTCATCGGCACGACCTCGGTCGATGCCCGAAGCGTCGAGATCCCGTATGAAGGCACCACGCTCCCCGGCTACTACTTCCGCAGTACCGCGCCCGGTGACACGCATCCGGTGCTCGTCGCGGTGAACGGGAGTGACGGGTCGCTCGCGGCGCTCTGGTCGAGCGCCGTCTCGGGGGCTTTGGCGCGCGGCTACGACGCGCTCGTCTTCGACGGCCCCGGTCAGCAGTCGATGCTGTTCGAACGCAACACCACCTTCCGGCCCGACTGGGAGGCCGTGCTCACCCCGGTGCTCGACTTCGTGCTCGGCCACGCGGGAGTGGATGCCGACCGCGTCGCCGTCTACGGCATCAGCCAAGCCGGCTACTGGGTGCCCCGGGCTCTCGCGTTCGAACACCGCTTCGCCGCGGCGATCGTCGACCCGGGCGTGGTGGACGTCTCCACGTCATGGACGACGCACCTGCCGAACGGCCTGCTGAAACTCCTCGATGAGAAGGAGAACACGAAGTTCGATCGCGAGATGGCGCTCGGGCTGAAACTCTCGCCGGGCACGGCGCGCACCTGGAACTTCCGCGCGCGACCGTACGGAAGTGGCGGCTACGCCGAGACGATCGAGGCGGTGCGGGCGTACACGGTGGTCGACGAGGCGACCGCCATCACGACCCCTCTGCTCATCACCGAGCCCGAAGACGAGCAGTTCTGGCCAGGCCAGTCGCAGGAGCTCGCGGCGCTCACGCCCTCAGTCTCGACGGTGGTGAAGTTCACCGCCGCGGAAGGCGCGAACTACCACTGCCAGCCGCTCGCCCGGGCTTTGACCGAGCAGCGCATGTTCGACTGGCTCGACGCCATCCTGAACCGCGCCTAG
- a CDS encoding type II toxin-antitoxin system HipA family toxin, producing MTDGELPVRLHGTHLGELVGAETGRSGRGGSVVLRWSRDAEERWGLNSPVLSRSLRVGFSSPDLTDSFFGALLPEGRHLERLAAETKSTTTDLLGLLTRIGADLAGALQIGDPREAREPQLLTTEQIDQLLAGASGFLVGGGGSALPGFQRKLTLTRADGRWLRGNGTLPSTHILKPVAMEDRATVDSEHFTLTIAREIGLSPFETWVEQIGERAVLVVERYDRRRRDSGFERLHQEDAGQAIGLPWGGNEKFEQNDARASLASVAALLDPQRTVFAPGRPDTEKLLRYTTLNVASGNTDAHAKNFSLLHDHDGATTLAPFYDAAPLALAYGATQSLSMRVNGRWSQPDITRADLVAEAVSWGLAETRAAAVVDDTLARIVEATRVVPAHPSISAHIPGYIREQAKNLAAGKAARISSPIPLMAQKHIGTPQPR from the coding sequence ATGACTGACGGCGAACTCCCCGTGCGTCTTCACGGCACGCATCTCGGTGAGCTCGTCGGGGCGGAGACAGGCCGCAGCGGGCGGGGAGGCAGCGTAGTCCTCCGCTGGTCGCGCGACGCCGAAGAGCGCTGGGGCCTCAACTCGCCCGTCCTCAGCCGCTCCTTACGTGTCGGCTTCTCGTCCCCCGACCTGACGGATTCCTTCTTCGGCGCCCTCCTTCCCGAAGGGCGCCACCTCGAACGACTGGCAGCTGAAACGAAGTCGACCACCACCGACCTCCTGGGCCTGTTGACCCGCATCGGTGCCGACCTTGCCGGCGCGCTTCAGATCGGCGATCCGCGGGAGGCTCGCGAACCGCAGCTGCTCACGACGGAGCAGATCGACCAGCTACTGGCCGGCGCATCCGGATTCCTCGTGGGAGGTGGTGGCTCGGCCCTGCCGGGGTTCCAGCGCAAGCTCACTCTTACCCGCGCCGATGGTCGTTGGCTGCGCGGCAACGGAACGCTTCCCTCGACTCACATCCTGAAACCCGTCGCCATGGAGGATCGTGCGACTGTGGACAGCGAGCATTTCACCCTCACGATCGCACGCGAGATCGGACTGTCTCCGTTCGAGACCTGGGTCGAGCAGATCGGCGAGAGAGCGGTGCTCGTCGTCGAACGCTACGACCGCCGTCGCCGCGACTCCGGCTTCGAGCGGTTGCATCAAGAGGATGCCGGGCAGGCGATCGGTCTGCCCTGGGGTGGAAACGAGAAGTTCGAGCAGAACGACGCCCGCGCGTCGCTCGCGTCGGTCGCTGCACTCCTCGATCCGCAGCGCACGGTCTTCGCACCCGGGCGGCCAGACACCGAGAAGCTCTTGCGGTACACCACCCTGAACGTCGCATCCGGCAACACGGATGCCCACGCCAAGAACTTCTCGCTGCTGCATGACCACGACGGGGCCACCACTCTTGCGCCGTTCTACGACGCGGCTCCGCTCGCGCTGGCCTACGGCGCGACGCAGTCGCTGTCGATGCGGGTGAACGGTCGCTGGTCGCAGCCGGACATCACGCGCGCTGATCTCGTGGCCGAGGCAGTGAGCTGGGGGCTGGCCGAAACGCGGGCCGCGGCGGTCGTCGATGACACGCTCGCCCGCATTGTCGAGGCGACGCGGGTCGTGCCAGCACATCCTTCCATCTCCGCGCACATCCCGGGCTACATCCGGGAGCAGGCGAAGAACCTCGCGGCCGGCAAAGCGGCCCGCATCTCCTCGCCCATCCCCTTGATGGCCCAGAAACACATCGGCACCCCGCAACCGCGTTGA
- a CDS encoding helix-turn-helix transcriptional regulator: MRATIASPQDLGRVVQRLRARHGLSQRELAQRLGTSQRYVYELEAGKPKTADARYFRLLGLLGIQLTAETTDD; the protein is encoded by the coding sequence ATGCGCGCGACCATCGCCTCTCCGCAGGATCTCGGCCGGGTGGTGCAGCGTCTTCGAGCACGTCACGGCCTGAGCCAGCGGGAACTGGCGCAACGGCTCGGCACCTCGCAGCGCTACGTCTACGAACTCGAAGCGGGCAAACCGAAGACAGCTGATGCTCGCTATTTCCGTCTCCTGGGCCTGCTCGGCATCCAGCTCACCGCGGAGACGACGGATGACTGA
- a CDS encoding MurR/RpiR family transcriptional regulator encodes MSTDVFMALRQRLPALSKAERRIADRVLEQPSIVVDSTINQLAELCDVSQASVARLCQSVGFSGYKPFRMAIASAITLEEASRDQFRVSDADIGPDDSAHDVVMKVAYQEARAVEETARALDLEALDAVVAAIRDAARIDIFGVGSSGLTAQDLQQKLHRIGMSSYSWVDPHLALTSVALTRPGNVAIAISHSGLSVEVNDMLTVARRAGAITVAITNFPESPLGLLADLVLTTSSRESRYRSGAMSSRIAQLALVDFLTVRLLQGSYEQANESLRLTYDAVQNHRLRY; translated from the coding sequence ATGTCCACTGATGTCTTCATGGCCCTCCGCCAACGGCTGCCGGCGCTGAGCAAAGCCGAACGCCGCATCGCGGATCGGGTGCTCGAGCAACCCTCGATCGTGGTCGACTCCACCATCAACCAGCTGGCCGAGCTCTGTGACGTCTCACAGGCGAGCGTGGCGCGACTGTGCCAATCGGTGGGTTTCAGCGGCTACAAGCCGTTCCGGATGGCGATCGCGTCGGCGATCACCCTGGAGGAGGCTTCCCGCGACCAGTTCCGGGTCTCGGATGCCGACATCGGGCCGGATGACAGCGCTCACGACGTCGTGATGAAGGTCGCCTATCAGGAGGCCCGGGCCGTGGAGGAGACCGCGCGCGCGCTCGATCTGGAGGCGCTCGACGCGGTGGTCGCCGCCATCCGCGACGCGGCGCGCATCGACATCTTCGGCGTCGGGTCGAGCGGCCTGACCGCTCAGGATCTGCAGCAGAAACTGCACCGGATCGGGATGAGTTCGTACTCCTGGGTCGACCCGCACCTCGCTCTCACCTCGGTGGCGCTCACCCGGCCGGGGAACGTGGCGATCGCGATCTCGCACTCGGGCCTCTCGGTCGAGGTCAACGACATGCTCACGGTGGCGCGCCGCGCGGGCGCGATCACGGTGGCCATCACGAACTTCCCCGAATCGCCGCTCGGCCTCCTCGCCGACCTGGTGCTCACCACGAGTTCGCGCGAGAGCCGCTACCGCTCGGGCGCGATGTCGAGCCGCATCGCCCAGCTCGCGCTCGTCGACTTCCTGACCGTGCGGCTCTTGCAGGGCAGCTACGAGCAGGCCAACGAGTCCCTCCGCCTCACCTACGACGCCGTGCAGAACCACCGCCTGAGGTACTAG
- a CDS encoding serine hydrolase domain-containing protein: protein MNEIARLLDEATSGESPACSAAVVLVSSGGRLLVSEARGTLARAADDRGSPHEFANTPASVDTLFDLASITKLFTAAALLTVLDEQGLGPGFRVADAIDEYRVDGLSAVTAEQLLSHTAGWPAEWTDPRSGQSPWARFRSGQPGDQAGSVHRYSCVSYLWAGLLAESLSGERLDAVIARTLLEPLGLHDTMFTPGAELRGRIAATEYQSVPDRGLVHGEVHDETAWALGGVTGNAGLFGSASDLLVFGEMLRNGGRHQGRQVLPEWAAAAMTTNRLDDLGLATDQRPAYGQALGSRVGDADWMGPLAALGAIGHTGFTGTSLIVEPGGRRSVVFLTNRVHPTRHRSDIRDLRLRVADAVVRLEE from the coding sequence GTGAATGAGATCGCACGCCTCCTCGACGAAGCGACGAGTGGTGAATCGCCGGCGTGCTCGGCCGCCGTGGTACTGGTGTCCTCCGGCGGACGACTCCTCGTCTCCGAGGCACGAGGCACCCTCGCCCGGGCCGCCGACGACCGCGGCTCACCGCACGAATTCGCGAACACGCCGGCATCCGTCGACACCCTCTTCGACCTCGCGTCGATCACGAAACTCTTCACCGCCGCCGCCCTGCTCACGGTGCTCGACGAGCAGGGCCTCGGCCCGGGATTCCGGGTCGCGGATGCGATCGACGAGTACCGCGTCGACGGCCTCTCCGCGGTCACCGCCGAGCAGCTGCTGAGCCACACGGCCGGGTGGCCGGCCGAGTGGACCGACCCCCGCTCCGGCCAGTCGCCCTGGGCGCGATTCCGTTCGGGGCAGCCTGGCGACCAGGCCGGCAGCGTGCATCGCTACTCCTGCGTGAGCTACCTCTGGGCGGGTCTCCTGGCCGAGAGCCTGAGCGGCGAGCGGCTGGATGCCGTGATCGCACGCACCCTGCTCGAGCCGCTCGGTCTCCACGACACGATGTTCACCCCCGGTGCCGAGCTGCGTGGCCGGATCGCCGCGACCGAATACCAGTCGGTGCCCGACCGCGGTCTCGTGCACGGCGAGGTGCACGACGAGACAGCCTGGGCACTCGGCGGGGTGACCGGCAACGCGGGTCTGTTCGGCAGCGCATCCGATCTTCTCGTCTTCGGCGAAATGCTGCGGAACGGTGGTCGGCACCAGGGCCGGCAGGTGCTGCCGGAGTGGGCGGCGGCGGCCATGACGACCAACCGGCTCGACGATCTCGGTCTCGCCACCGACCAGCGGCCGGCCTACGGCCAGGCCCTCGGATCACGGGTCGGAGACGCCGACTGGATGGGACCGCTCGCGGCACTCGGCGCGATCGGGCACACGGGTTTCACCGGCACGAGCCTCATCGTCGAGCCAGGGGGTCGGCGTTCGGTAGTATTTCTGACCAATCGGGTCCATCCGACTCGGCATCGCTCGGACATCCGGGATCTCCGGCTCCGCGTGGCCGACGCTGTCGTCCGTCTGGAGGAATAG